In Hirschia baltica ATCC 49814, the genomic stretch CCGCACTGATTTTGTTTGTTTTTATGCGGTCAGAGCCGAATTTGTTTCCTCGTTTCCAACACTATATTGCGATGCAGCAAAAATATCAAGGGTGATTGTTGTGATGCAGCAAAATGAGCGACGTGCATAAAATAATCTTATCGTGTAAAAGGGGGTGTTGGCTGACAATTGCCCGTTGGTTTCAACACTGAATATAAGGAAACTTGCGTATGAAATTGGATATAAAAAAATCGAATTCGATTTGTTGCATTATGGCGATAGCTACCTCACTGGGTGTAGCAAATGCGCAAGTGAATCCTAAAAAAGATATTGTAATTCAAGATGTTTTGGCATGTCAGGCATTGCAGAGTGGTGTGGAGCGCCTAAGTTGTCTGGATGCGGCGTTGCCGGCTTTGGCCAGTGCTTTTCCTGAAGCTGCAATGTCACTTGAGGAAATCGCTGAAGCTAAAATTCGAAGAGAAGAACAACAGAAAGCTGCGGCAGAAGCAGCATTTGGTCAAACTTTAAAAGATGTCGAACCGCCTAAAGAGGTAGAAGAAACTGTTGTTTCAAATCGGCCTGCTGTGGTTGTGCCAGACGAGTTGAAACAGCTTGGTTCCAAGATTTCAAAAATCAAAGAAACAACGCGTGATCGTGTTATTGTCACGTTGGACAATGGACAAGTATGGCTTCAGACGAAAGCGACCAGCCGACGGATCAGTGCAAAAAAATATGAAGGTGCTGAGGCCGTGGTGACGAAAAAACGTTTGGGAAATTATTCTATGCGCATCCAAGACAATTTCAATATCGATGTAGAGCGCATTAAATAGTCAGTTTCTGTGCCAAACATCCTAATAAAATGATGTTTGGCTGTTGGTTTTATGTGCTTTTAATGCGCCGAGGGAAGGACAGATTGAACGTCAAAATCAATTGTATGACTTTCATTCTTTTTGCCTGATTTAGTGTTCAAAACTTTCATGGTGAGAATGCTTGCGGCCAGAAGGAATGTAATCAGGTTTGCAATGATCACTGGTAAGCTTATCACCATTAGGCCATAAACAAACCATAGAGCGACACCAAGAGTAAACAGAGCATACATCGCTAATGAAATACCGTCAGTGTTTCTTGTCTTTAGCGCCAATATGGCTTGCGGTAGGAAGGACCCTGTTGTTAAGCTGGCGGCGATTAGACCAATGATTTCTGAAATTGGCATACTTTTCTCTTCTCATTTTTGTGACGGATGCTCAATTTGCATCCGAGATGATAGCGCAATCATACCATAAGCGTAAGATATGCGAAAGTGAATAATTGTGCATATATACCCGCTAAAAATGCATGTCTCTACTTTTAGGCATAAGGGCTTGTTGTTTTTATAAATTCTGTCATGCTGCAATGCAACATGGAGGAAATGAGAATGGGTAATAAAACCTATCAACATGCCGCAGATAGACCGTGGATCTTCCGCACTTATTCGGGACACTCAACGGCAGCTAAGTCGAATGCTTTATATCGCAGCAATTTAGAAAAGGGCCAGACAGGTCTTTCTATTGCTTTTGATCTACCAACTCAGACTGCTTATGATTCTGATCATATTCTGGCGAAAGGCGAAGTCGGTAAAGTTGGTGTTCCGGTCGGTCATCTTGGTGATATGCGAACATTGTTTGATGGTATTTCTGTTGCTCAGATGAATACCTCCATGACGATTAATGCGCCGGCAAGTTACATGTTGGCGCTTTACGTTGCGCTTGCTGATGAGCAGGGGGCTGATCGCTCCGTTCTGATGGGGACAACGCAAAACGATATTATCAAAGAATATCTTTCACGCGGCACTTATGTCTTCCCGCCAGAGCCTTCCATGCGTTTGATTTCTGACATGGTGTCTTGGTGTTATACAGAAACACCCAAGTGGAACCCGCTGAATGTGTGTTCTTACCATTTACAAGAAGCAGGTG encodes the following:
- a CDS encoding SemiSWEET transporter, whose protein sequence is MPISEIIGLIAASLTTGSFLPQAILALKTRNTDGISLAMYALFTLGVALWFVYGLMVISLPVIIANLITFLLAASILTMKVLNTKSGKKNESHTIDFDVQSVLPSAH